One window of Paenibacillus sp. FSL K6-3182 genomic DNA carries:
- a CDS encoding type II CAAX endopeptidase family protein, whose translation MRNWTVSIGRVLLVIGLYFAWFLTVTKLFFAYIYPLSPWFEQNTLTVIILNDIIGFPLMYFAIKLIFKQNLFKEARFQKMDGSAISLSLWVGLGAGLFTVAFSQLPAIQSDQFKFQELFEYLNRAEWYVFLVFLLLGNVYKETLFRGLLLNSFRGVLPVTVAILLQGLLYGVLFFFGDIPLSLYGFLGAIIFALLYVWFDSIWAPIAAQVACQGVQYLLWHLGPKSDDIFILSAVMAVAGAMIATGLYLGNRRLRKPYSHEEVIHT comes from the coding sequence ATGAGAAATTGGACTGTATCGATAGGGCGTGTTCTACTGGTCATCGGATTGTATTTCGCCTGGTTTCTTACCGTTACCAAGTTGTTCTTTGCTTATATCTACCCGTTAAGTCCTTGGTTTGAACAAAATACGCTAACTGTCATCATATTAAATGACATTATTGGTTTTCCGCTTATGTACTTTGCAATAAAGCTAATATTTAAACAAAACCTATTCAAGGAAGCCCGATTTCAAAAGATGGATGGCAGCGCTATTTCCTTGTCGCTATGGGTGGGTTTGGGTGCGGGGTTGTTCACTGTGGCATTCTCGCAATTGCCTGCGATCCAGTCTGATCAGTTCAAATTCCAAGAGCTATTCGAATATTTGAATCGGGCAGAATGGTATGTTTTCCTCGTTTTTTTATTGCTAGGCAACGTATACAAGGAAACGTTATTCAGAGGTTTACTGCTGAACAGTTTTAGAGGCGTTCTTCCTGTCACCGTTGCGATTTTGCTGCAAGGGTTATTATATGGCGTTCTATTCTTCTTCGGCGATATTCCGCTTTCCTTGTATGGTTTTCTTGGCGCTATCATTTTTGCCCTCCTGTACGTATGGTTTGATTCCATCTGGGCGCCGATTGCCGCGCAGGTGGCTTGCCAAGGAGTTCAATACTTGCTCTGGCATCTAGGCCCGAAGAGTGACGATATATTCATATTGTCAGCCGTAATGGCAGTTGCAGGTGCCATGATTGCAACTGGCTTATATTTGGGCAATCGCCGCTTGCGCAAGCCATACAGTCACGAAGAGGTCATTCACACATGA
- a CDS encoding CPBP family intramembrane glutamic endopeptidase, which translates to MKKILFMLENIAWYLGIFYALLYLLRSTYQYEATLGLAKFMDRNPAMFMAILFTSILLIYMLVFRLKRSIWKEQKQTLFQVSGFKKIGVKDAGLMLAMGAAGCLFSIGLIEIDVIARHFPSIPFLVDDLIRGDSILFVILGAGLIAPIYEEILFRGLIYGQLRQVMPLYAALILQALVYAYFQPSLSLSFIGFGSGLIYAILYIRIGSLWAPIIVQTSAMSLIFITKYVGWHEAINEIGEPALYVLTAGSLLFLVGGTAYIWRRGLEKGARSVQADPITVGRGR; encoded by the coding sequence TTGAAAAAGATCTTGTTTATGCTCGAGAATATCGCATGGTATTTAGGTATCTTCTACGCTTTGCTTTATCTGCTGCGCTCAACCTATCAGTATGAAGCTACACTCGGACTTGCCAAGTTTATGGATCGTAACCCGGCGATGTTCATGGCGATATTATTTACCTCCATTTTACTCATCTATATGCTTGTTTTCCGTTTGAAGAGAAGCATATGGAAAGAGCAGAAGCAAACTTTGTTTCAAGTTAGCGGCTTCAAGAAGATCGGGGTCAAAGATGCCGGGTTGATGCTGGCTATGGGGGCAGCCGGATGCCTGTTTAGTATTGGTCTAATTGAAATTGATGTCATCGCTCGGCACTTTCCATCCATCCCCTTCCTCGTAGATGATCTCATTAGGGGAGATTCCATTTTATTCGTTATTTTGGGTGCGGGGCTTATTGCCCCCATCTATGAAGAAATTTTGTTTAGAGGATTAATTTACGGACAATTGCGTCAAGTGATGCCGCTGTATGCTGCGCTTATTTTGCAAGCATTGGTTTACGCCTATTTTCAGCCAAGCCTCAGCCTGTCATTCATTGGTTTTGGTTCTGGACTCATCTACGCGATATTGTATATCCGAATAGGGAGCCTGTGGGCGCCAATTATTGTACAAACCTCAGCCATGAGTCTTATTTTTATAACAAAATATGTTGGATGGCATGAAGCGATTAACGAAATAGGAGAACCTGCTTTGTATGTTTTAACGGCTGGAAGCCTGCTCTTTCTCGTAGGAGGAACGGCATATATTTGGCGCAGAGGGCTAGAAAAAGGTGCAAGATCAGTACAAGCAGACCCGATTACGGTTGGAAGAGGGCGATAA